The genomic region GGTCGCGTGCACCACGCCGGAACCGGCGCACCTGGCCCGCAAGCTCGCCGCCGCCGCGCACTACCGGTCCCAGCTGCCCGTGCTGTTCCCGCAGGGCACGGACTGGCAGGCGGCACTGGGCGCCGCCGAGGCCTGGTGGCCCGCCGCCGTGCCGAGGGCACGCGCGGGCGCATCCGGCACCTGAACCATCGACGCTGAGGGGTTCCACCGATGACCAGCACCGACCAGCAGCTGCCCGCACCGGGCTCGACCGCCATGCTCGAACGCTGCACGCTGCCGCCGTTCACCCCCGGCAGCCAGACCTTCGACCTGCCCGGTGTGATCCGCCTGGCGCAGAACGAGAGCATCCACGGTCCCTCCCCCGCCGCGGTGGCCGCGATCGCCGCCGAGGCGGGCCGGGCGCACCGCTACCCCGACGCCACCGCGGCCACGCTGGCCGGCCGGGTGGCCGAGACCTACGGGCTGCGGCCCGAGCAGGTGGTGGTGGGCAACGGGGTCGACGAGCTGCTGCTGTTCTGCGCGGTCACCTTCCTCACCGGCGACGCGATCGGCATGGTCACCGGCAACACCTACCCCGGGCACTGGTCCGCGGTGGACTCCGTCGGCGCCCGGCGGCTGACCGTTCCGTTGCGCGGCAACCGGATCGACGTGCCCGCGGTGGCCGCCGCGCTGCGCGGCCGGCCGATCACCGCGTTCCTGTGCAACCCGCACAACCCGACCGGCACCGTGCTCACCGCCGAGGAGGTGGCCGTGCTGGTGGAGGCCGCCGAACGCGGCGGCTCGCTGCTGGTGCTGGACGAGGCATACATGGACTTCGCCGAACCGGACCAGGCCCGCAGCGCCGCCGAGCACGTGCGCAAGGGCGCGCCGGTGATCGTGCTGCGCACCTTCTCCAAGCTGCACGGCCTGGCCGGGCTGCGCTGCGGCTACGCGCTGGCCTCGCCGGGGCTGGCAGACCGGCTGCGCAGGGTCAAGCACGTCACCGTCTACAACGTCAACCGCTACGCCCTGGCCGCGGCCGAAGCCAGCCTGGGCGACACCGCCTTCGCCGACACCGTGCGGGCGCGCACCAGGGCCGCGATGGCGCACTTCCTGACCGCCATCGAGGACCTGCCGTGGATCCGGGCGCAGGCAACCGTGACCAACTTCCTGCACTGCGAGCTGGACTGGGACGCGCTGCTGGTCAGCCAGGAGCTGCAACAGCGCAGCGTGCTGGTGCGGCCCTGCGCGGACATGGGTTTCCCGCGCCACATCAGGGTTTCCGTCGGCACCGAGGAGGAGCTGGACCAGCTGGTGGCGGCGCTGACCGAGATCGCGACCGAACTGGGCCAGCCGTGAGCGCCCGCCCCGCCTGCTCGGTGATCGTGCCGGTCTACGCCCGCCGGCACGACCTGGCCAGGCTGCTCGGCAAGCTGGGCGAGCAGACCGGCGCGCCGGAGTTCGAGGTCCTGGTGGTGGAGAACGGCCGCAGGCTCAACTACCGGTGGCTGCGCCAGCGGGAGTGGCCGTTCCCGGTGCGCTACGAGTACGTCGCCGACGGCGCGCAGGCCAAGGCGCGCAACGTCGGCGCCGCGCTGGCCGCCGCGCCCCGGCTGCTGTTCCTGGACTCCGACATCGATCCCGGGCCGAACACCGTGGCCGCGCTGGGCAACGGCGAGCGGCCGGGCGTGGTGATGGCCGACGTGGTCTTCCCGGCCCGCACCAAGGTCAGCCTGGCCACCCACCTCTACGACGTGCCCGCCTACTTCCGCACCACCTACCGGGCCAGGGCGCGCACCGGACTCTCCTTCCGGGACTTCGTCTCCTGCTCCTTCACCATGTCCCGCGAGGAGTTCCTGGCGCTGGGCGGCTTCGACGAGGGCTTCACCCACTACGGCTACGAGGACGTGGAGTTCGCCTGGCGCGCGGAGAAGGCGGGCATCCCGTTCCACCTGGGCGGGGCCAAGGTGGCCCACCACAAGCAGCTCGGGCCCACCGCGGTGCACGCCCGCGCGCAGCAGCTGGGCCGCTCCGCCGTGCACTTCGTCCGGCGGCACCCCGACCTGGAGGACACCCTGCCGCTGGGCGTGCGGGACACCCTGGACGGGGTGCTGGCCTTCCCGCCGGTCTTCGACATCGACCGGCTGCTGCGCGAGGCGGCCTGGATCGAACGCCAACTGACCATGCTGCGCCGCGGCCCGAGCCTGGGCCGGGCGCGCGGGCTCATCGCCCGTGGCCGGGAGGTCTACCACGAGATCACCCGGTTCGGCCGCTACCAGGGCATCAGCACCGAGCTGGCCCGGCTGGACACGCGCACCACCACACAGGAAAGGGGTGGCCATGGAACTCAACTCCTACCTCTACCGGCGGCTCGCTGAGGCCGGCGTCGCGCGTGCCTTCGGCGTGCCCGGTTCGTTCGTGATGCCGATCTGGCAGACCTTCAAGGGCAAGCCGGACATCATCCTGTCCCGGCACGAGACCGGCGCGGCGTTCATGGCCGACGGCTGGAGCCGCGCCACCGGCAACCTGGGCGTGGTGCTGGCCACCATCGGACCCGGCCTGGTGAACTGCGTGCCGGGAGTGGCCAGCGCCTACCGCGACTCCATCCCGCTGCTGGTGGTCACCGGCCAGGCGCCCACCGCCAGCCTGGGCCGGGGCGCGTTCCTGGAGTCCTACTCGCTGGACCGCAGCGTCGCGCCGACCGAGCTGTTCCGCCCGATCACCAAGGCGTCACTGGAGATCGTGGACGCGGCCAACGCGGACTTCCTGATCGACACCGCGATCTCGCTGGCCCTCTCCGGCCGCCGCGGTCCGGTGCACCTGAGCATCCCGATCGACCTGCAGGCCGCCGCGCTGCCGGAGCGGGCCGCGAGCGCGCCGCCGCTGGCGGTGACCAGCGCCTTCCGCGGGCAGGCCCAGGACGGGGTGGCCCGGCTGGCCGAGGAGCTGGCCGCGGCGGCCCGCCCGCTGGTGCTGCTGGGCTGGGGCGCGGAGCTGGCCGGGGTGGGGCCCGAGGTCGAGCTGCTGGCCCGGCGGCTGGACGCGCCGGTGCTCTCCTCCACCAAGGCGGTGGCCGCGGTGTCCCCGGCCAGCGCGCACGCCCTCGGCCACCTCGGCCCAGGGCAGCGTTCGGACCTGCTGCCCTTCGTCACCGGCTACGACCCGGACCTGGTGCTGATCCTGGGCGCCAGCCTGTCCGCCTTCTACGCCGCCCCGCTGGCCGGGCTGCTGGCCAAGGCCCGCACGGTGCGGGTGGACGTGGATCCCGACCAGCTCTTCCTGCGGCACCAGCCCGATGTCGCGGTGCAGGCCGACCTGCGCACCCTGCTGCCGGAGCTGCGCGCGGCACTGGACGCCGTTCCCGTCACGCGGGAACCCGTTGTGCCGCAACGGCTCGCCGAGTTCCGGGCGCGCTGGGCGCGGGCCGCGGCGGCGCAGGAGCTGCCGTATGCCGACACCGTGTCCATGTCCGGGGTGCTCAGCCGGATCGGCGAGTACCTGCCCCCGGAGGCGGTGGTGGTGCCGGATGCCGGGAACCACTGGCTGGACACGCTGTCCCTGCACCGGCCGCCGGTGGCGGGCGGGCTGCGGCTCAACGTCGGGCTGGGCGCGATGGGCTGGGCCATCGGCGCCTCGGTCGGCCTCGCGCTCTCCGGCCAGGTCGGGCGCACCGTGCTGGTCACCGGGGACGGCTCGATGCTGATGCACGGCACCGAGCTGTCCGTGGCCGCCGAGCACGGGGCGAACCTGGTCGCGCTGGTGTTCAACAACCGCTCGCACGGCCGGGTCCGGCTGGGGCAGAAGCTGGACTTCGACGGCGACCTGATCGGCACCGGCCTGCCCAAGATCGACTTCACCCAGTGGATGTCCGCGATGGGCGTGCGCTCCTTCCGGATCAGCCGCCCCGAGGACGTGGACCCGGTGCTGCGCGAGGCTTTCGCCACCCCGGGCACGGTCGGGGTGGAGATCGAGTGCCACCCGGACGAGGTGCCCGCCTGCCTGCGGAAC from Crossiella sp. CA-258035 harbors:
- a CDS encoding galactosyltransferase-related protein; translation: MSARPACSVIVPVYARRHDLARLLGKLGEQTGAPEFEVLVVENGRRLNYRWLRQREWPFPVRYEYVADGAQAKARNVGAALAAAPRLLFLDSDIDPGPNTVAALGNGERPGVVMADVVFPARTKVSLATHLYDVPAYFRTTYRARARTGLSFRDFVSCSFTMSREEFLALGGFDEGFTHYGYEDVEFAWRAEKAGIPFHLGGAKVAHHKQLGPTAVHARAQQLGRSAVHFVRRHPDLEDTLPLGVRDTLDGVLAFPPVFDIDRLLREAAWIERQLTMLRRGPSLGRARGLIARGREVYHEITRFGRYQGISTELARLDTRTTTQERGGHGTQLLPLPAAR
- a CDS encoding histidinol-phosphate transaminase; amino-acid sequence: MTSTDQQLPAPGSTAMLERCTLPPFTPGSQTFDLPGVIRLAQNESIHGPSPAAVAAIAAEAGRAHRYPDATAATLAGRVAETYGLRPEQVVVGNGVDELLLFCAVTFLTGDAIGMVTGNTYPGHWSAVDSVGARRLTVPLRGNRIDVPAVAAALRGRPITAFLCNPHNPTGTVLTAEEVAVLVEAAERGGSLLVLDEAYMDFAEPDQARSAAEHVRKGAPVIVLRTFSKLHGLAGLRCGYALASPGLADRLRRVKHVTVYNVNRYALAAAEASLGDTAFADTVRARTRAAMAHFLTAIEDLPWIRAQATVTNFLHCELDWDALLVSQELQQRSVLVRPCADMGFPRHIRVSVGTEEELDQLVAALTEIATELGQP
- a CDS encoding thiamine pyrophosphate-binding protein, whose translation is MELNSYLYRRLAEAGVARAFGVPGSFVMPIWQTFKGKPDIILSRHETGAAFMADGWSRATGNLGVVLATIGPGLVNCVPGVASAYRDSIPLLVVTGQAPTASLGRGAFLESYSLDRSVAPTELFRPITKASLEIVDAANADFLIDTAISLALSGRRGPVHLSIPIDLQAAALPERAASAPPLAVTSAFRGQAQDGVARLAEELAAAARPLVLLGWGAELAGVGPEVELLARRLDAPVLSSTKAVAAVSPASAHALGHLGPGQRSDLLPFVTGYDPDLVLILGASLSAFYAAPLAGLLAKARTVRVDVDPDQLFLRHQPDVAVQADLRTLLPELRAALDAVPVTREPVVPQRLAEFRARWARAAAAQELPYADTVSMSGVLSRIGEYLPPEAVVVPDAGNHWLDTLSLHRPPVAGGLRLNVGLGAMGWAIGASVGLALSGQVGRTVLVTGDGSMLMHGTELSVAAEHGANLVALVFNNRSHGRVRLGQKLDFDGDLIGTGLPKIDFTQWMSAMGVRSFRISRPEDVDPVLREAFATPGTVGVEIECHPDEVPACLRNWIEDVA